The following proteins come from a genomic window of Eisenibacter elegans DSM 3317:
- a CDS encoding MarR family winged helix-turn-helix transcriptional regulator yields the protein MSHITTLNTSPYPLLHELIEALEAYEQSFGQAPASMASFVEWLTQQYPNQPTSPQAEAWLNIEISSGVGLLNRYAKHYSKKMLQDTPLASTDDLLFLIALATQGAMNKSALIQMHLLEITTGTEVIKRLLRNKLVTEQASTQDRRAKEVAITPEGLQLLGQLQPDIQRIGAIIAGNLNTAEKQQIVALVGKLKRFHEQIHEEHKKAAINTIFEHYLQS from the coding sequence ATGAGCCATATCACTACACTTAACACAAGCCCATACCCCCTCTTACACGAACTAATAGAGGCGCTCGAAGCCTACGAACAAAGCTTTGGCCAAGCCCCTGCATCTATGGCTAGCTTTGTAGAATGGTTGACCCAACAATACCCCAACCAACCAACCAGCCCTCAAGCTGAAGCTTGGCTCAACATCGAAATTAGCAGCGGGGTGGGCTTGCTCAATCGCTACGCCAAGCATTATAGCAAGAAAATGTTGCAAGATACGCCCTTGGCCAGCACCGACGACCTGCTGTTTTTGATTGCCCTAGCTACCCAAGGCGCAATGAACAAGTCAGCCCTTATACAGATGCACTTGCTCGAAATCACGACTGGCACGGAGGTAATCAAACGCCTGCTGCGCAACAAGCTTGTAACCGAGCAGGCCTCTACCCAAGACCGCCGCGCCAAAGAAGTCGCCATTACCCCCGAAGGCCTTCAGCTATTAGGCCAGCTACAGCCTGATATTCAACGTATAGGAGCCATCATCGCCGGTAACCTCAACACTGCCGAAAAACAACAAATCGTCGCCCTAGTAGGCAAGCTCAAGCGCTTCCACGAACAAATCCATGAGGAACACAAAAAAGCCGCCATTAACACCATTTTTGAGCACTATCTGCAAAGTTGA